In Polyangiaceae bacterium, the genomic window CGGCCGTGGCCGTAGGCGCTCTCCTGCTTGGCCTTGGCCTCGGCGTCGTCGAGGGCCGCGCTGGTCGCGGCCGCCGGCTTGTCCGCCGTCCCCGCCTCGGCCTGCTCCTTCTCGACGGCGCTCGGCTCAGCGGCGCCTTTGCTGCTCTCTGCGTCAACCGCCTGCGCGAGCGCGACGCTCGGCGTCGCCAACCAGGCCATCACCCCGAGTAACTGAAGCTTCCCCATGGCGGCGGAGCTTAGACGGCCGGGGCGACCGCCGTCGACCCCGGCTTGCGCGTCAGCGGCCAGGTTTTGGGGGCGCAGCCGAGCCCCGGGCGGTCCCCGACTCGGTCCAGGAGCGCTCGGCGCCGATTGCCACCCACTTGAGCTCCGCCTTGGTCGCACCGGCCGAAACCGAGACGTCCGAGCCGTTCGGCGCCGGCAGCGTCAGGCTCTTCTCCTGGCCGAGCTTCTTCAACGTCGCGGCGTCCGCGGTAAGGGCAGCGATGCCGAGGGCGGCGAACTGCGGCACGATGCCGGCGGGCAAGTGCTCGGCAATGACGGCCCGGAGCGCGGGCAGGTCGGAGGCGTAGCGCGCCGCCCAGCGCACGGCATCCAGGGACGAGAGCAGCATGGCGCTCGGCTCCGTCATGGTCGCGCGCTCTTTCACCAACGAAAGCGTCGCCGCGGCGTTCCATCCCGCCGGTGGGGGCAGCGTCGAGAGCGGCGTCTTGCCGCCGTCGCCCTCGCCCTTGCCTTTGGCCTTGCCCTTGCGCACGATCAGCACGTCGTCCGTGGGTAGGGTGCGCGGCACGGTCACCCGCACTGGGCGCTTGAAGGAGCGCGGGTCTCCGACGCTGCCCGACGCGACGGCGTAGGCGATGGTCTCCGCCGAGGCGACGACGAAGCGACGCTCGGGGGGAGCGCTCGGCTCCGGATCGCAGGTCCTGAGCGAGACGCCACCGGCGGGCGGGGGGTAGAGCTCGCCGGTGACCAGGCGCTGATCGGGCTCGATGAGCCGAGCGCCTGTGGCGATCAGATCCACGAGCGCGCCGGAGTGCGCGAGCACCTCGAGAGCTTGGCGAGACGGGGGGGCGATGAGCAGGTCCAGCCGGGGCGGGACGCGCTTGCTCTTGAGCAGCGCAGCCGCGGCCAACAGGTCGCGGAGCGAGGCGCCGGTGTCGCCGCCGAGCACCACCTGGAGGACCGGCTTGCCGGCGAGCTCGCGGACGGGCCGGACCACGCCCTGTTCGTCCATCACCAAGGGATCGACCGCGGACAGATCCACGCTGATCACGTCGTCGCAGGGGGCGCCGGGATCCGGCGTCAGGCTGCGGTGCGCCTTGGAACGGCGCTGGTCGCGCAGGTAGACCTCGGTCTTCTCGTCGCTGACGAAGACCGCAGCGGTAGCGCCCAGATGGGGTCCGAGGGCGGCCAGCACGGCGCGATCGGGCACCGAGAGCAGGCGCGCGCTCGGGCCCGCGAACTCGATGACGACGGGCGCCTGATGCTCGCGGTCCACTCGCTGGATGACGTCTCCGAGGCCGCGACGCACGAGCTCCAGCGCGACGTCGCGCACGCACACGAAGGGGCGGATCCTACCGGAGAGCAGCACTTGGATGCTGCGCGGAGGCCTGAGCCAGATCGCGCCGGTCGCCAATGCCTCCGCCAGCTGCGACGGCGCCGCGACCAGAGTCAGCATGCCCACGCCGCCCACCGCGGCGATCCGGGGCTCGTCGCACAGCGCGAGGCGCGCGGGGCTGCCGAATCGCTCCAGGTGGACCGGGGCGGGAAAGCCGATCCCCGGGCGCGACAAGAGGAGCCCCGTGCCGAGCGCCGCGCGCATCACGCGGTCGCCGGCGGTCTCTGCGCCGTCCGTCGTGACGCAGCGCGTGTCGTAGGCGACCGCGACTTCGACCGCGCACTTCTTCATGCCGGCCTGGAGCGCTTCGCCGAGCGCGCGCGAGGGATCGCGGGCCAGGATGACCTGGTCCACCTTCACTCGAACCAGCTCGCCTTTGAGCTCTGGATCGTCGGCCCGTCCTGCGAGGACCTTCTGTGTCATTGTGCGGGGCGGATCCCCCGCTCGCGCACGCATGGGCTTCGACTACCTACCTCGAGCGAGCAAGTTTCACGTCTCGAGACCTCGCGCCTCGAGAGGGACGGGAAGGTAGCCGCTCGCCGTCGGGGGGGTCAAGGACGGTCAGCGGGCAGATCTCCCTGGTGGACATCCCCCAGCCGGCGTCCGGGTGCAAGTCCCATGGCTGGCCGGGTCCAGGGGCTCGGTTTTGGCCGGATTTCTGCGGCCGGTCGCATTCTCGGCCCCAGCCCGGGGCCCCCGGTCCGGACGGCTGGCGGGCGCCGTCGTCGAGCGCGCCACACGCAGAAACATTCACTCGTTTGGGCCAAAGCCAGTACGATTTGGCCCATGTTCAAGGAGGCGCTGCAGGGCGTGGTCGACGGCGTGGAAGGCGGCATGGCCGGGCTTCTCATGGACTTCGAGGGCATTCCGCTCGAAAGCTACGCCAAGAACGAGTCGCCGTTCGACATCGAGACCGTGGGCGCGGAGGTCAGCGTGGTGGTCAAAGCGATCCAGCGGGCCTCGGAGATGCTGGATGCGGGCGACACACGCGAGGTGGCCTTCAAGAGCGCCAAAATGGTCACCTTGATCCGCGTGCTCAACGAAAACTATTTCGTGGCCATCACGCTGACGCCCGAGGGCAACCTGGGCAAGGGGCGCTTCCTACTGCGTCTGGCCGCGCCCAAGCTGGTCGAAGAGCTGGGCTCCTGACGGATCGACCATGACGGCGCGCTCGCGTCGAGGTGCTCCTGCGGTCGCGGGCCGTCGTACTCGCGCGCCGCGCGTGCCGCCGCGCCGCCGCCCCGCGCGTGGGGCTCGGGTCGAGCGCATCTTGGTCCTGAGCGGTCCCAACCTGGACCGGCTGGGCCGGCGCGAGCCCGAGATCTACGGCACGCTCACGCTCGCCCAGATCCACGAGCGTCTGGCCCTCGCCGCGCGCGAGCTCGGCGCCGAGGTCGTGTGCCGCCAGAGCAACCACGAGGGCGAGCTGATCGATTGGATCAACGGGGCGGACGACGCTGGGCTCAACGGGATCCTGATCAACCCCGGCGCGCTCACCCACACTTCCTGGGCGCTCCACGACGCCCTCAAGGGCTGCGGGCTGCCGGCCGTCGAGGTCCACCTCACCAACCCGGACGCTCGCGAGGAGTTCCGGCGTCGCTCCCGCACCGCTCCGGCGTGTCTGGGCAGGGTCGCCGGCTTTGGTGCGGACTCGTATCTCTTGGCGCTTCGTGGTCTCGTCGAGCACTTACGCGCGCCGCGTCCGCGCTGAGCGCCGCACAGCGTCAGGCCGACTTCCGCCGTCCTGCCATCCGCAAATCACGGCCTGCCACGGAGTCCACGGTCCACGAGAGCTCCGGCGGGTTGGCCAATTCCCGCCGTCCGGTGGGAATTGCCGCAGGGCGTTTCCCGAGCGCGCTTCGAGGAAGCGGGGCAGGGCGAGGGACGAAACCCGAGTCGGAACGGCGCGAACTCGGCTTCGCGGCCCAGAAAATCACTCGCTTTACCCTGCAACGAATCCCGGAGTAGCTTCCGCGCGATGGACCTTCCGCTGAAGCAGATCAAGAACCTGCTCAAGACCCTCGAGGACGGTGGCGCCGCCGAGTTCGAGTACGAAGACGAGAAGGTGCGCGTCCGCATCTCGATGGCGCGGGGAGCGCCGCTGGTCACGGCCGCTCAGCTGCAGGCCGCTCCGGCTCAGGTCCCGGTGACCACCAGCGCGGCGGCCGCCGCCAGCGCTGCCAAGAAGGACGAGGGTGACCCCAGCGTGGTGTTCATCACCTCGCCGTTCGTCGGCACCTTCTATCGCTCGCCGGCGCCCGACGCCGACCCCTTCGTCGAGGTCGGGGCCGTGGTGAAGAAGGGGCAGACGCTCTGCATCGTCGAGGCCATGAAGCTGATGAACGAAATCGAGGCGGAGTTCCCCGGCAGCATCGTCGAGGTGCTGGTCGAGAACGGGCAGAGCGTGGAGTTCGGGCAGAAGCTCTTCAAGCTCAAGAAGAGCTGAGCCATGTTCCGCAAGGTCCTCATCGCCAACCGCGGCGAAATCGCCATGCGCGTCATCCGCGCGTGCCGCGAGCTCGACGTCAAGACCGTGGCGGTCCACTCGGAGGCGGACACCAAGGCGCTGCACGTGCGCTTCGCCGACGAGGCCGTGTGCATCGGCCCGGCGCCGGCGTCCCAGAGCTACCTGAACGTCCCCGCGATCATCAGCGCCGCGGAGATCACTGGCGCCGACGCCATCCACCCGGGCTACGGCTTCCTGAGCGAGAACTCCGAGTTCGCGCAGGTCGTCGCGCGCTGCGGCCTGACCTTCATCGGCCCGCGGCCCGAGGCGATGAAGCAGTGGGGTGACAAGCTCACCGGCCGCGAAGCGGCTCGAAGGTTCGGCTTGCCGCTCCTCCCCGGCAGCGAGGCGCTCCAGAACGCGTCCCACGCCGAGAGCGAGGCGAAACGTGTGGGGCTCCCCGTGATGGTCAAGGCGCGAGGCGGCGGCGGCGGCCGCGGCATGCGCGTGGTGCGCAAGCTCTCCGAGGTTCGCCGCGCCTTCGAGAGCGCCACGGCCGAGGCCATGGCGAGCTTCAAGAACCCGGAGCTGTACCTGGAGCGCTTCGTGGAGAGGCCTCGCCACATCGAGTTTCAGGCGCTGGCCGACGACCACGGTCAGGTCTGGACGCTGGGCGAGCGCGAGTGCTCCTTGCAGCGCAGGAACCAGAAGCTGGTGGAGGAGTCCCCCAGCTACGCCATGGGGGAGAAGCTCCGCTCGGAGATGGGCGAGCGCATCCGCAAGGCCATCCGCGAGACGGGCTACACCTCCCTGGGCACGCTCGAGTTCCTGATGGACGAGGACAAGAGCCTCTACTTCATGGAGATGAACACGCGAGTCCAGGTCGAGCACCCGGTGACCGAGCTGGTGACCGGCGTGGACCTCGTCGTGGAGCAGATCCGCGTGGCTGCGGGCGAGAAGCTCGAGCTGCCGGACACGCGCCCGTGGAAGTTCCGCGGCCACGCCATCGAGTGTCGGATCATGGCCGAAGACCCCGAGACCTTCGCGCCCTGGCCCGGGCTCATCACCGAGTACCACCCGCCCGGCGGCGGCGGCGTCCGCGTCGACTCCGGCATCTACGGCGGCTGGACCGTGCCGCAGCACTACGACTCGCTCCTGGCCAAGGTGATCGTGCACGCTCCCACCCGGGAGCAGGCCATCGTCAAGATGGATTGCGCCCTGGACGAGTTCATCATCGGCGGCATCCGCACCAACATCGACTTCCACAAGCGCATGTTGGCCGATCCGGAGGTGCGCGAGGCGCGCATGACCACCCGGACCGTGGAGCGCATCATGGAACAGCGCAAGCGCGAGCGGGTGTAAGCTCGGGCTCGGGATGGCGAGCGACCTTCCGAGCAGGATCCTTGCTGGGGACCCACGCGCCGCGGCTCGGGCCTGCCGCGCGGTGGACGATCGGCTCGAGGGCCACCGCGAGCTGATGAAGGCCCTGTACCCGAAGACCGGCGACGCCTGGCTGATCGGCGTCACGGGCACACCCGGGGCCGGCAAGAGCACGCTGACCGACCAGCTCATCACGCAGTTCCGCGGGGCGGGTGAGCGCGTCGCCGTCGTGGCGGTGGACCCCACCAGCCCGTTCTCCGGCGGCGCCATCCTGGGCGACCGCATCCGCATGCAGCGGCACTTCGAGGACCCCGAGGTGTTCATCCGCTCCGTCGCCACGCGC contains:
- the accC gene encoding acetyl-CoA carboxylase biotin carboxylase subunit, which gives rise to MFRKVLIANRGEIAMRVIRACRELDVKTVAVHSEADTKALHVRFADEAVCIGPAPASQSYLNVPAIISAAEITGADAIHPGYGFLSENSEFAQVVARCGLTFIGPRPEAMKQWGDKLTGREAARRFGLPLLPGSEALQNASHAESEAKRVGLPVMVKARGGGGGRGMRVVRKLSEVRRAFESATAEAMASFKNPELYLERFVERPRHIEFQALADDHGQVWTLGERECSLQRRNQKLVEESPSYAMGEKLRSEMGERIRKAIRETGYTSLGTLEFLMDEDKSLYFMEMNTRVQVEHPVTELVTGVDLVVEQIRVAAGEKLELPDTRPWKFRGHAIECRIMAEDPETFAPWPGLITEYHPPGGGGVRVDSGIYGGWTVPQHYDSLLAKVIVHAPTREQAIVKMDCALDEFIIGGIRTNIDFHKRMLADPEVREARMTTRTVERIMEQRKRERV
- a CDS encoding 3-isopropylmalate dehydratase; amino-acid sequence: MTQKVLAGRADDPELKGELVRVKVDQVILARDPSRALGEALQAGMKKCAVEVAVAYDTRCVTTDGAETAGDRVMRAALGTGLLLSRPGIGFPAPVHLERFGSPARLALCDEPRIAAVGGVGMLTLVAAPSQLAEALATGAIWLRPPRSIQVLLSGRIRPFVCVRDVALELVRRGLGDVIQRVDREHQAPVVIEFAGPSARLLSVPDRAVLAALGPHLGATAAVFVSDEKTEVYLRDQRRSKAHRSLTPDPGAPCDDVISVDLSAVDPLVMDEQGVVRPVRELAGKPVLQVVLGGDTGASLRDLLAAAALLKSKRVPPRLDLLIAPPSRQALEVLAHSGALVDLIATGARLIEPDQRLVTGELYPPPAGGVSLRTCDPEPSAPPERRFVVASAETIAYAVASGSVGDPRSFKRPVRVTVPRTLPTDDVLIVRKGKAKGKGEGDGGKTPLSTLPPPAGWNAAATLSLVKERATMTEPSAMLLSSLDAVRWAARYASDLPALRAVIAEHLPAGIVPQFAALGIAALTADAATLKKLGQEKSLTLPAPNGSDVSVSAGATKAELKWVAIGAERSWTESGTARGSAAPPKPGR
- the accB gene encoding acetyl-CoA carboxylase biotin carboxyl carrier protein; the protein is MDLPLKQIKNLLKTLEDGGAAEFEYEDEKVRVRISMARGAPLVTAAQLQAAPAQVPVTTSAAAAASAAKKDEGDPSVVFITSPFVGTFYRSPAPDADPFVEVGAVVKKGQTLCIVEAMKLMNEIEAEFPGSIVEVLVENGQSVEFGQKLFKLKKS
- a CDS encoding roadblock/LC7 domain-containing protein, producing the protein MFKEALQGVVDGVEGGMAGLLMDFEGIPLESYAKNESPFDIETVGAEVSVVVKAIQRASEMLDAGDTREVAFKSAKMVTLIRVLNENYFVAITLTPEGNLGKGRFLLRLAAPKLVEELGS
- the aroQ gene encoding type II 3-dehydroquinate dehydratase, which translates into the protein MTARSRRGAPAVAGRRTRAPRVPPRRRPARGARVERILVLSGPNLDRLGRREPEIYGTLTLAQIHERLALAARELGAEVVCRQSNHEGELIDWINGADDAGLNGILINPGALTHTSWALHDALKGCGLPAVEVHLTNPDAREEFRRRSRTAPACLGRVAGFGADSYLLALRGLVEHLRAPRPR